The window ATGTCTTTAGTTGGAAGGTTGCATGTAATTCTTAATGGAATAGTAATGCAACTAAGGGTCTCACTCTTTCCCTGACTGTTCTCTTGCAGACGTTTGTGCTGTCCAGTGAAGATACCCCACCATGCGCGAATACAAGCTTGTGGTGTTAGGCTCAGGAGGTGTGGGCAAATCTGCACTGGTAAGAACTGCTTTATGTGTGGCCCAATGCATCCAATCTCTATGACTTGAAGTTGGTTAAATGTAACAAGAGTTAAGTGTTATGAACACTTATTATTATCCCCTGGCTTTGTCTCCCCCAGACAGTCCAATTTGTACAAGGTATTTTTGTGGAAAAATATGACCCCACAATAGAAGACTCTTACAGAAAGGTAAGCTTGCTACATATGGGTCATTTTCTAGGACTCCCACTGTTAGCGGTGTTAATCTGActttttcttcctttcctcAGCAAGTTGAGGTGGATGGGCAGCAGTGTATGCTTGAAATCCTTGACACAGCCGGAACAGTAAGTAGACTATGTCTGTGCTGGGTCATAAACTGTAGTTTGTATCCAGAAAATGGGAACTGTAGAACTGTTGGTCATGGACATTCCCCTCTGCTGGTCCACAGGAGCAGTTCACAGCCATGAGGGACTTGTACATGAAGAACGGCCAGGGCTTTGCCCTTGTATACTCAATCACGGCACAGTCAACATTTAATGACCTACAGGACCTCCGGGAACAGATCTTGCGAGTAAAGGACACTGAGGATGTGAGTATTAGATCTTGTAATGATAAAGCCCtttcccccccctttctcttgcAATGACAGCTACCATGGATACCCTTTTGTCAGATAGTTTTCAAAGAGAAGGGCCAAGCCCTGTCATTTTTCCTGATTGTCTTTGTAGAAGGCCATGAGTTGTAGACCGTCCACAGCCCTGGCATTCAGCCATAGATCCCTGTTCATTTCCCTTCCTCATTAGAAGCCTGTCAGTGGGGGAAAGGGCATGACAGAAGGGGGGCTGCAGCTTTGTAACAAGATGGAAATGTCACGGCTACTGTTAATATCTACCAGCCCCAGTCTACCTCTCGTATCCTGATTTAGAAGAAAGATCTGTAGCCCGCTGAGCTTATGAATGATTGATCTATGGTTGCCTTGGGAATGTTTATCTTTTGAAATCTCACATAAGTAGGCACAGTCTGGTCACTGAGATGTATTTTAAGACTTTGGGGTTTCAACTTTCTCTTGATTCTGCCTTGGTTCTGGCTAGGTCCCCATGATTCTGGTGGGCAACAAGTGTGACCTGGAGGATGAGCGCGTGGTCGGCAAGGAGCAGGGCCAGAATCTGGCCCGACAGTGGAGCAACTGTGCCTTTTTAGAGTCTTCAGCTAAATCAAAGATCAACGTTAATGAGGTGCGCCCCACTGCTGTAAAATGCAATCAAATTAATTGTTAGTTCTGAAAATGCTAAAGGTAATTCAATTGCAAAACAGAATAGAATCGCTTAATGCTATTAACTGGAGACACCGGTGATTTGGAGGTGTGGTAAGTATTCTATTTTTGCAAGTAAGTGTTCTGGAATTTGTGACCTAACATCCACATTTTATGAAATAGCCACAACTTAGACATTAGAAAGCAACAAGTGTCCTCATAGACTGCAATTTGTGGCGCATCCACTTTCATTGTGCCTGGTACTGGTAGCTAAGATGTGGTTACTAGTAGTCTGGTATATACAGTGTTCTTTGGCTCTGACCActaaaatactgttagaactatgcacttctaaTAATTTTTCTTTCTATGTTAAGCACAGTTTGTCACTTTGGATCAcatcatctgctaaatgaataaaatgtcaatATAAATTATGCCTGTGAGTGGATTACATAATGTTGTATCATGTCCTATATTTCAGTATAAGGGATGTGAATTCCTCACATGATAAATGTTATTCTTTGCCCCAGATTTTCTATGACCTGGTCCGACAGATCAACAGGAAAACACCGATGGAAAAGAAGAAGGCAAAAAAGAAGTCAAACTGCACACTTCTCTAAACCATCATACTCTGCAGCTCTGAGCCAGGTGAGGGGACAAAGTGAAGAGATGATGCACTTGATCATAGACTATATTTTATTGATCTTGAACAATATTTACACTGACTGTTTATTTCAACCTACTTTAGAGTGGACCTTACAGAACACTGTTCAGTCAAATGGCTCCAtctattgttcatgttttggtATAAATGTTCTGTCAGAAATAAATTGATAATTGATTTGATTCAGCTAAACTTGACCCAGCTGTCCCTGGAAAACCTATAGGCCGTATTGGTGGTCAGGTCATGTAATCAGGAAAACATCTAGACCCTCACATGCTTTTATCAGGAGTGCAGATCAGAGTTAACTGGTTGCATCTGTCTCTTTTTTGCAGGAAGCTGTAATTAAATAAACGTTTGCCCAGTTGGAACGTGCCAGCATTCCAAGTCCCCCCTAAAAATGTTCAGAACATCTCAACAATGGCAGAAATGGAACAATCCACTTCACCACTCAGAGGGACGGACGGGAAGTCTTCCCAGAAAGTTGTCTTTGCTTTTTGATGGTTAAAAGATCTAAACCTTAATCTCTGTTTATTCATTTTGTCAGCCAGCCATGTAATGATGAATTTTCCAGTTTTCAAACTTTTGGATATGGCTattaaaagtttaaaaaaattgaCAGTTGTGATAACCTTTTTGGGAAATAAGTTGCTTTCTTGCAAATATCAATAATGGTTGCCCCATTTCAAATGACAATGTCTTTTCAACAGTCATGTGAAATGTTGGTGTCTTTCATACCGTTCTGCACTAATTTTGTCaacataaatgcataaatgttttATCGCTCCTACTACTTACAATGACTTTTATTCATCAAATAACATCTTTCCTAAGTGACTTTGTTTTATATGGAGAGCTGCAAGGCTATCATATTTCCCATAATATATTCTAATTCAATTTTTTGCATAATGAAGCAATGGAAATTAGTATTTTATAGAAAGGGGAA of the Hypomesus transpacificus isolate Combined female chromosome 18, fHypTra1, whole genome shotgun sequence genome contains:
- the rap1aa gene encoding RAP1A, member of RAS oncogene family a gives rise to the protein MREYKLVVLGSGGVGKSALTVQFVQGIFVEKYDPTIEDSYRKQVEVDGQQCMLEILDTAGTEQFTAMRDLYMKNGQGFALVYSITAQSTFNDLQDLREQILRVKDTEDVPMILVGNKCDLEDERVVGKEQGQNLARQWSNCAFLESSAKSKINVNEIFYDLVRQINRKTPMEKKKAKKKSNCTLL